One genomic segment of Paraburkholderia caffeinilytica includes these proteins:
- a CDS encoding HU family DNA-binding protein: MNKQELVDAVAAKTGDSKVATGEMIDAVIEAITGELTKGKTVQLIGFGSFSTGARAARVGRNPATGAEIQIPAAKTVKFTAGKAFKDAVKGA; this comes from the coding sequence ATGAACAAGCAGGAACTGGTGGATGCTGTCGCCGCGAAGACCGGCGACAGCAAGGTCGCCACGGGCGAGATGATCGACGCGGTGATCGAGGCCATCACAGGCGAACTGACGAAGGGCAAAACGGTACAGCTGATTGGATTCGGCTCGTTCTCGACGGGGGCGCGCGCCGCACGGGTCGGCCGGAATCCGGCAACCGGCGCCGAGATCCAGATTCCGGCCGCGAAGACGGTGAAGTTCACGGCAGGCAAGGCGTTCAAGGATGCGGTGAAAGGCGCCTGA
- a CDS encoding SET domain-containing protein has protein sequence MRRVIVRRSPVHGNGVFAMRPLAAGERVLEYKGEITTWRDALRRHRREGVAGHTFLFGLSDGRVIDGSRDGNSARWLNHACAPNCETIEDDGRIFIHTLRPIHVGEELFIDYLLATDDPSDQEVRAQYACACSAADCRRSMLADAA, from the coding sequence ATGCGTCGCGTGATCGTCCGGAGATCGCCAGTGCACGGCAACGGTGTATTTGCGATGCGCCCGCTTGCAGCGGGCGAGCGCGTGCTTGAGTACAAAGGTGAAATCACGACCTGGCGGGACGCGTTGCGCCGGCACCGGCGTGAAGGCGTCGCGGGACACACCTTCCTGTTCGGCCTGTCGGACGGACGCGTCATTGATGGCAGCCGGGACGGCAACAGTGCCCGCTGGCTGAACCACGCGTGTGCGCCGAACTGCGAAACCATTGAGGATGATGGTCGGATTTTCATTCACACGCTCCGACCGATCCACGTGGGTGAAGAACTGTTCATTGATTATCTGCTGGCTACCGACGATCCTTCAGATCAGGAGGTTCGGGCCCAGTACGCGTGTGCCTGCTCGGCTGCGGATTGTCGTCGGTCGATGCTGGCCGACGCGGCCTGA